In a single window of the Phycisphaerales bacterium genome:
- a CDS encoding peptidoglycan-binding protein produces the protein MAMQPGGGGTRQQRAAQLRAEEEARRAAQQGGLVDPNEGLDNEALGGTGPVGQGDYIVREGDCMSSIAKDSGHFWGTLWNAPENEELREVRKNPNTLLPGDKVFIPELRPKEEACETEARHRFIRRGEPAKLRLRLVRGPSQFLPDNDDGVPPGKLAQDQPWANVPYKLVVDGRTFEGTSDGDGWIEVNIPGNATQGKLLLNPGEPEEIEMPVELGQLAPISELKGVMQRLENLGLRCGNPGTYRMTPEVREAVRKFQQQHGLPATGELSDETRQKLVEVHGS, from the coding sequence ATGGCAATGCAACCAGGTGGCGGCGGAACGCGGCAGCAGCGGGCAGCCCAACTCCGGGCGGAGGAGGAGGCCCGGCGCGCCGCACAGCAGGGTGGCCTGGTCGACCCGAACGAAGGGCTCGACAACGAGGCGCTGGGTGGCACGGGGCCGGTGGGTCAGGGTGACTACATCGTGCGCGAGGGCGACTGTATGTCGTCGATCGCGAAGGATTCCGGGCACTTTTGGGGCACGCTTTGGAACGCGCCGGAGAACGAGGAGCTGCGCGAGGTACGCAAGAATCCGAACACGCTGCTACCCGGTGACAAGGTCTTTATCCCGGAGTTGCGTCCGAAAGAGGAGGCGTGCGAGACCGAGGCCCGCCACCGCTTCATCCGGCGGGGCGAGCCGGCCAAGCTCCGGCTGCGGCTGGTGCGCGGGCCCTCGCAGTTCCTGCCGGACAATGACGATGGCGTACCCCCGGGCAAGCTGGCGCAGGATCAGCCCTGGGCCAACGTGCCCTACAAACTGGTGGTCGACGGGCGCACCTTCGAAGGCACCAGCGATGGTGACGGCTGGATCGAAGTGAACATCCCCGGTAACGCCACCCAGGGGAAGCTGCTGCTCAACCCCGGCGAGCCGGAAGAAATCGAGATGCCGGTAGAACTCGGACAATTGGCGCCTATTTCTGAACTGAAGGGTGTGATGCAGCGGCTGGAGAATCTGGGCCTGCGGTGTGGTAACCCGGGCACCTACCGGATGACTCCGGAGGTGCGTGAGGCCGTCCGGAAGTTTCAGCAGCAGCACGGCCTGCCGGCCACGGGCGAACTCAGCGACGAAACGCGGCAGAAACTGGTCGAGGTGCATGGCAGCTAG
- the tssI gene encoding type VI secretion system tip protein VgrG gives MPLVTDLSEAQMTFQVGSLEADLFEVIRYDGSEGLCQLYRFDIDVVVTGAEVTFASVVGQAGVLSINTPAGPRYFHGIVSRFEFLGQVADKQYFHAELVPSVWLLANRYNCRIFQDRTVEQIISDVLEKAGIPSDRFRFALSGQYDPREYCVQYRESDYNFICRLMEEEGMWWCFEQTREEHVLLIADAKAAYAPLGDEANVPFREAMGLRNDEEAVTRFQIGQAVRPGTVILNDFTFLDPALPLEVKAESERDAGLEFYDYPGEYQAQARGQTLVERRAQEFESARTVGAGATNSVRFAPGRTFTLTEHPAASLNASYLIARASYRGQQATLNASSTDALATSLLDPRSLQAVLTATRASDEVVRGLAQALLQLSGRLRSGDLESRGAVMQWAYHAGQVSRELAANAAVLGEAPTAALAVRRMIAEVLAANWAPEGAPYSCTFECIPAALEYRPPRVTPWPVIRGTQTARIVGPQGEEIWCDELGRVKAQFHWHREGQFDDTSSCWIRVSQGFAGGAYGMLFLPRVGQEVIVDFIEGDPDQPIIVGRVYNQDHMPPYPLPDEKTKSCIKTHSSLGGDGTNEILFEDLKDSEQILIYAQKDLHIRVNNDRVENVDNNSHLTVKKDRFELIKENVHREIKLDEKNLVGGNFSLEVKGNVGQKFGGNHQEDADNIYLKGATNVVIEAGSALTLKVGGNFVKIDSSGVTILGTAVKINSGGSAGSGTAVAPEAPEAPIDAGTATPGSDTVYSGGQELAAATAPAALLGTEWQPPEDEERETSWLELELVDEAGEPVPNESYEVLDADGEVLRKGALDEQGRGRVVVPEAGSYNVRFPKLDADAWERA, from the coding sequence CGCTTCCGTGGTGGGGCAGGCCGGCGTGCTGAGCATCAATACACCCGCGGGACCGCGCTATTTTCACGGGATCGTGAGTCGCTTTGAGTTCCTGGGGCAGGTTGCCGACAAGCAGTATTTCCATGCCGAGTTGGTGCCGAGTGTGTGGCTGCTCGCCAACCGGTACAACTGCCGCATCTTCCAGGACCGTACGGTCGAGCAGATCATCAGCGACGTGCTGGAAAAAGCCGGGATTCCCAGTGACCGCTTCCGCTTCGCGCTGTCGGGGCAGTATGACCCGCGCGAGTATTGCGTGCAGTACCGCGAGAGCGACTACAACTTCATCTGCCGCCTGATGGAAGAGGAGGGCATGTGGTGGTGCTTCGAGCAGACCCGTGAGGAGCACGTGCTGCTGATCGCCGATGCGAAGGCCGCTTACGCCCCGCTTGGAGATGAGGCGAACGTCCCGTTTCGTGAGGCCATGGGTCTGCGAAACGACGAAGAGGCCGTCACCCGTTTTCAAATCGGTCAGGCGGTGCGCCCGGGGACCGTGATCCTCAACGACTTCACGTTTCTCGATCCGGCCCTGCCGCTGGAGGTGAAGGCGGAATCCGAGCGCGACGCCGGTCTGGAGTTCTACGACTATCCCGGCGAGTACCAGGCGCAGGCCCGCGGTCAGACCCTGGTGGAGCGCCGGGCGCAGGAGTTCGAGAGCGCCCGGACCGTCGGGGCCGGGGCCACCAACTCGGTCCGATTCGCCCCGGGGCGAACCTTCACCCTGACCGAGCACCCGGCCGCGAGTCTCAACGCGAGCTATCTCATCGCGCGGGCCTCCTACCGTGGTCAGCAGGCCACGCTGAATGCGAGCAGTACCGACGCGCTGGCGACATCGCTGCTCGATCCCCGCTCGCTACAGGCCGTGTTGACCGCGACACGCGCGTCGGATGAGGTGGTGCGCGGGTTGGCACAGGCACTGCTGCAGTTGTCGGGCCGGCTGCGGTCGGGGGATCTGGAGAGCCGGGGCGCGGTGATGCAGTGGGCCTACCATGCGGGGCAGGTTTCGCGGGAGCTGGCGGCGAACGCGGCGGTCCTCGGAGAAGCGCCGACCGCCGCACTCGCGGTACGGCGCATGATCGCGGAAGTGCTGGCGGCGAACTGGGCACCTGAGGGCGCGCCCTACAGCTGCACCTTCGAATGCATCCCTGCGGCGCTGGAGTATCGCCCGCCGCGCGTGACTCCCTGGCCGGTGATCCGCGGCACGCAGACCGCGCGGATCGTGGGGCCGCAGGGCGAAGAAATCTGGTGTGACGAACTGGGCCGTGTGAAGGCGCAGTTTCACTGGCATCGGGAGGGCCAGTTTGACGACACCTCGAGTTGCTGGATACGCGTCTCGCAGGGTTTCGCGGGCGGCGCATACGGGATGTTGTTCCTGCCGCGCGTGGGGCAGGAGGTGATTGTCGACTTCATCGAGGGCGATCCGGATCAGCCCATCATCGTGGGTCGGGTGTACAACCAGGACCACATGCCCCCCTATCCGTTGCCCGACGAAAAAACCAAGAGCTGTATCAAGACCCATAGCAGTCTGGGTGGCGACGGCACGAACGAGATCCTGTTTGAGGACCTGAAGGACAGCGAGCAGATCCTGATCTATGCCCAGAAGGACCTGCACATCCGGGTGAACAACGACCGGGTGGAGAATGTCGACAACAACAGCCACCTGACCGTGAAGAAGGACCGCTTCGAGCTGATCAAGGAGAACGTCCATCGCGAAATCAAGCTCGATGAGAAGAATCTGGTCGGCGGCAACTTCTCCCTGGAAGTGAAGGGCAACGTCGGTCAGAAATTCGGCGGCAACCACCAGGAAGACGCCGACAACATCTACCTCAAGGGGGCTACGAACGTCGTCATCGAAGCGGGCAGTGCGCTCACGCTGAAAGTCGGCGGAAACTTCGTGAAGATCGACAGCAGCGGCGTCACGATTCTCGGGACGGCTGTGAAAATCAACAGCGGCGGTTCGGCCGGCAGCGGCACGGCCGTGGCCCCGGAAGCGCCGGAGGCACCCATCGACGCCGGTACCGCGACGCCGGGCAGCGATACCGTGTACAGCGGCGGGCAGGAGCTGGCCGCCGCCACGGCGCCGGCCGCGCTCCTCGGCACCGAGTGGCAGCCGCCCGAAGACGAAGAGCGCGAGACAAGCTGGCTCGAGCTCGAGCTGGTCGACGAGGCGGGTGAGCCGGTCCCGAACGAAAGCTACGAAGTGCTCGACGCGGACGGTGAGGTACTGCGGAAGGGGGCGCTGGATGAGCAGGGGCGCGGCCGGGTGGTCGTGCCGGAAGCGGGTTCGTACAACGTGCGGTTCCCGAAGCTGGACGCGGATGCGTGGGAGCGGGCGTGA